One Myxosarcina sp. GI1 genomic window carries:
- a CDS encoding glycosyltransferase family 2 protein, whose protein sequence is MSISLENQPQVTIVVVPRERFSCTQDSLESIYEHTKIPFDLVYVDGNSPTKVANYLQTQARVKNFQLVRTDCYLAPNKARNLGLSYVKTKYVVFIDNDVILTPNWLQPLVNCAEETGAAVVGPLMCQNKPLHEIVHFAGGESHIVTDVNGKQHIREKMYKQGQKVAEVRPQLKRMPTELTEFHCMLVRTKIFEQIGTFDEAMLNTKEHLDFCMLVTAAGETVYFEPDSIMTYVQGSLELSDIHYFMLRWSNAWTVNSLEHLRQKWDLETDGYFKSKYKKLGWRRREQIISPLSRRLSLGLNPKYLGKIFRLLDKNILNPYLTYRHARQQLNHRQKLAFAARQTPKTLERV, encoded by the coding sequence ATGTCTATATCTTTAGAAAATCAACCCCAAGTAACTATCGTTGTAGTTCCTCGCGAACGTTTTAGCTGTACCCAAGACTCTTTAGAAAGCATTTACGAGCATACCAAAATTCCCTTCGATCTAGTCTACGTAGATGGTAATTCACCAACCAAAGTTGCCAACTATCTTCAGACTCAAGCACGAGTTAAAAACTTTCAATTAGTGCGAACCGACTGCTATCTCGCTCCCAACAAGGCACGAAACTTAGGTTTGAGCTACGTAAAAACAAAGTACGTAGTTTTTATAGATAATGACGTAATTTTAACCCCGAATTGGCTACAGCCACTGGTCAACTGTGCTGAAGAAACAGGAGCCGCAGTTGTCGGACCTTTAATGTGTCAAAATAAACCGCTACATGAAATAGTTCATTTTGCTGGAGGCGAATCTCATATTGTCACTGATGTAAACGGCAAACAGCATATCCGTGAAAAAATGTACAAACAAGGTCAAAAAGTTGCTGAAGTTAGACCACAACTGAAGCGGATGCCTACCGAACTTACGGAATTTCACTGTATGTTAGTGCGTACTAAAATTTTCGAGCAAATTGGTACTTTTGATGAAGCTATGCTTAATACTAAAGAACATCTCGATTTTTGTATGTTAGTAACTGCAGCAGGAGAAACCGTTTATTTTGAACCAGACTCGATAATGACTTACGTTCAAGGCAGTTTGGAATTAAGCGACATTCATTATTTTATGCTTCGTTGGAGTAACGCCTGGACAGTCAATAGTTTGGAACATTTACGACAAAAATGGGACTTAGAAACAGATGGTTATTTCAAATCCAAATACAAAAAGCTAGGATGGCGGCGAAGAGAACAAATTATTTCTCCTCTCAGCCGTCGTTTGAGCCTGGGTTTAAATCCCAAATATTTGGGTAAAATTTTCAGATTATTAGACAAAAATATTTTAAATCCCTATCTTACCTATCGTCACGCTCGCCAACAACTGAATCATCGCCAGAAGTTGGCATTTGCAGCACGACAAACTCCAAAAACTCTCGAACGAGTTTAA
- a CDS encoding glycosyltransferase: MNQLVSVLIPCYNKSKWIRAAIDSCLNQTYPNIEIIVIDDGSTDNSLEIIKSYGDKVIWENGRNRGANYARNRGFALSKGKYIQYLDADDYLLPEKIEKQIRFLENTDADLVYGNVICEYCAADGTSSFSELQICRSHDNILEFLLSFEYFIQTASPLIERQVITNSEGWDENLQAAQDIDFFLNLAINEVKFSYQPDCYTVYRYYHSDSKISADKTKLWNHRLMVIKKAEKKLIKLDKLTEKYKKALAQACFRVALFGCIYLDRKQYRMLLQKTIALNPDFNPDSSMLKSGAKIYKILHKFLGFIPAGIVYKYIKHLNFIRHHKEKDYGLHTAKKNWINLRKLNY; encoded by the coding sequence ATGAACCAATTAGTATCGGTACTTATACCTTGTTATAACAAAAGTAAATGGATTAGAGCGGCAATCGATAGTTGCTTAAATCAAACTTATCCAAATATAGAAATTATTGTTATTGACGATGGTTCTACCGATAATTCTTTAGAAATTATCAAAAGCTATGGAGATAAAGTTATTTGGGAGAATGGACGCAATAGAGGTGCCAACTATGCTAGAAATCGAGGCTTTGCTTTGTCAAAGGGCAAATATATTCAGTATTTAGATGCTGATGATTATCTATTACCCGAGAAAATTGAAAAGCAGATTCGCTTTTTAGAAAATACGGATGCAGATCTGGTATATGGTAATGTCATCTGCGAGTATTGTGCCGCTGATGGAACTAGTTCTTTTAGCGAACTGCAAATATGCAGGTCTCACGATAATATTCTCGAGTTTCTACTCTCTTTTGAGTATTTTATTCAAACAGCAAGTCCATTGATCGAGCGACAGGTAATAACTAATAGCGAAGGATGGGATGAAAATCTTCAAGCAGCTCAAGACATAGATTTTTTTCTAAATCTAGCAATAAATGAAGTTAAATTTAGCTATCAGCCCGACTGCTACACAGTATATAGATACTATCACAGCGATTCTAAGATTTCTGCCGACAAGACTAAACTCTGGAATCATCGTTTAATGGTAATCAAAAAAGCAGAAAAAAAACTAATAAAACTCGATAAACTAACAGAGAAATATAAAAAAGCTCTAGCACAAGCCTGTTTTAGAGTAGCGTTGTTTGGCTGTATTTATCTCGATCGCAAGCAGTATCGCATGCTGTTGCAAAAGACTATTGCTCTCAATCCTGATTTTAATCCCGATAGTTCGATGCTTAAAAGCGGTGCCAAGATATACAAAATTCTCCATAAATTTTTAGGATTTATACCAGCAGGTATAGTTTATAAATATATAAAACATTTAAATTTTATTCGCCACCATAAAGAAAAAGATTATGGTTTGCATACAGCAAAAAAAAATTGGATAAATCTTAGAAAATTAAATTATTAA
- a CDS encoding sulfotransferase domain-containing protein — MQIDNFALIIGTMKGGTTSLFNYLAKHPQISPCIEKEPSFFSEQAKLALGYDYYQSLWNYDPTVHKIALEASTSYTRATHPYYVRAAENIYRYSINNKIKFKFIYILRNPIDRIESHYTHGRAWGYGETKHDPTEEVNREVLETTKYAMQIEEYYQRFSSESILLLDFVDLKQQPESILKKICQFLEIDDNYDFEELNTVHNRGKTRTTIKLPGWYKIRRTDYVRAISDSIPIKTKKIFRSCFGRQVSEPIKLSPEQKKLVLSELQTDLEQLRSQYGFDISQWNL, encoded by the coding sequence ATGCAGATAGACAATTTCGCTTTAATTATAGGCACTATGAAGGGTGGGACTACAAGTCTGTTCAATTATTTAGCCAAGCATCCTCAGATTTCACCCTGTATAGAGAAAGAGCCAAGTTTTTTTTCCGAGCAAGCTAAATTGGCTCTAGGTTACGACTACTATCAGAGTTTGTGGAATTACGATCCTACCGTACATAAAATTGCTTTGGAAGCTTCTACTTCTTATACCAGAGCGACTCATCCTTACTATGTCAGGGCAGCAGAAAATATTTATCGCTACAGTATCAACAACAAAATTAAATTTAAATTTATTTATATTCTCAGAAATCCTATAGATAGAATTGAATCTCATTATACTCACGGTCGTGCCTGGGGATATGGTGAAACCAAACACGATCCCACTGAAGAAGTTAATCGCGAAGTATTAGAAACTACAAAATATGCCATGCAGATCGAGGAATATTATCAAAGATTTTCTAGTGAAAGCATTCTGCTCTTAGATTTTGTAGATTTAAAACAACAGCCAGAATCAATTTTGAAAAAAATCTGTCAATTTTTAGAAATAGATGATAATTATGACTTTGAAGAGTTAAACACAGTTCACAATCGTGGTAAGACAAGAACGACCATAAAATTACCAGGCTGGTATAAAATCAGGAGAACTGACTATGTAAGAGCGATTAGCGATTCAATTCCTATAAAAACCAAAAAAATATTTCGCAGTTGTTTTGGTCGTCAAGTAAGCGAACCTATAAAATTATCACCAGAACAAAAAAAATTAGTTTTAAGCGAACTACAAACGGATTTAGAACAGCTGCGATCGCAATATGGTTTTGATATTTCTCAATGGAATCTATAA
- a CDS encoding sulfotransferase domain-containing protein has protein sequence MTVDNFALIIGTMKGGTTSLFNYLAQHPQAAPCNYKEPNFFAYQSNFNKGFDYYQSLWNWRSDTHKIAVEASVNYTRTSLTDVMNSAENIAKYKDRAKFKFIYILRNPIDRIESHYAHGIAYKTKKNPDRTTQALDKEILDTSKYAKQIAEYYQRFSSENILLLNFDDLKQNPLNLMQKVCQFLEIDSDYQFQNLNSIYNDGGNKKIRVNWYGLNIPMKAKIHRLLRQIPSSYKQPLHNLLGGKTHNNFTLSQEQKDYIVRELAADLRSLNQTYGFDISRWGLNLKTPALEK, from the coding sequence ATGACAGTCGATAATTTCGCTTTAATTATAGGTACGATGAAGGGTGGTACTACCAGTCTATTTAATTATTTGGCACAGCACCCTCAAGCAGCTCCCTGTAATTATAAAGAACCAAATTTTTTTGCCTATCAAAGTAATTTCAATAAAGGATTTGACTATTATCAAAGTTTGTGGAATTGGCGATCGGATACACACAAAATAGCAGTAGAAGCATCGGTAAACTATACCAGAACTAGTTTGACCGACGTGATGAATTCTGCCGAGAATATAGCTAAATATAAAGATAGGGCTAAGTTTAAGTTTATTTATATTCTTAGAAATCCTATAGATAGAATAGAATCACATTATGCTCATGGCATAGCCTATAAAACCAAAAAAAATCCCGATCGCACCACGCAGGCACTCGATAAAGAAATACTAGATACTTCTAAATATGCCAAGCAAATAGCAGAATATTACCAAAGATTTTCTAGTGAGAATATTTTACTGTTAAATTTTGACGACCTCAAACAGAATCCTCTAAATTTAATGCAAAAAGTCTGTCAGTTTTTAGAGATAGATTCAGATTATCAATTTCAAAATTTAAATAGTATTTATAATGACGGTGGCAACAAAAAAATTAGAGTTAATTGGTATGGTCTAAATATACCGATGAAAGCCAAAATTCATCGTCTGCTCAGGCAAATTCCCTCTAGTTATAAACAGCCTCTTCATAATTTGTTAGGCGGAAAAACTCATAACAACTTCACTCTTTCTCAAGAACAAAAAGACTATATTGTGCGAGAATTAGCAGCAGATTTAAGAAGCCTCAACCAAACTTATGGATTCGATATTTCTCGGTGGGGTTTAAATCTCAAAACACCCGCATTAGAAAAATAG
- a CDS encoding glycosyltransferase family 4 protein, whose protein sequence is MKILLTIHEKFEPNSGAAGSIVKLGKEYQKLGHEVHYFSMNDLPKKMHRLVKRVLFPEFVANRIASITGLDVVDASTGDIWFWVKVGQKFSSNRPLLVTRSHGLEHLLHEQLLQDARMGKSRLSWKYPLYRGSIYLSEIATSLKRADLVYLLNQQEREYVVNNLGLKTQNIRVVANGIPETFLNLPLEPLSKNQNDTIQIAQIGTYIPRKGIEYGSPAINSILLKYPHVKMTFLGTECRECPGVEPVYADFDPAVRDRITVIPRYSHEALPSLLRGHQIKLFPTLSEGFSLSLIEAMACGLAPITTAHPAALETVRDGYDAIVVPLRDRASLERAIERAIGDRNFLESLRQNAHATAQQYSWNHIARQSLSVYQQQLQAKQNQEVNR, encoded by the coding sequence ATGAAAATTTTACTGACCATTCATGAAAAATTTGAACCCAACTCTGGGGCTGCGGGAAGTATCGTCAAACTAGGAAAAGAATACCAAAAGCTGGGTCATGAAGTACATTACTTTTCTATGAACGATCTGCCTAAGAAAATGCATCGTCTGGTCAAAAGAGTTTTGTTTCCCGAATTTGTCGCCAACCGTATTGCATCAATAACTGGTTTAGATGTAGTCGATGCTTCTACGGGGGATATCTGGTTTTGGGTAAAAGTCGGGCAAAAGTTCAGCAGCAATCGTCCGCTATTGGTTACGAGAAGTCATGGGTTAGAACACTTACTACACGAACAGCTTCTTCAAGATGCCCGCATGGGAAAAAGCCGCTTGAGTTGGAAATATCCTTTATATCGTGGCAGTATTTACCTTTCAGAAATAGCCACCTCTTTAAAGCGTGCCGATTTAGTCTATTTACTCAATCAGCAAGAGCGAGAATACGTCGTTAATAATTTAGGACTTAAAACTCAAAATATTCGTGTGGTAGCTAATGGAATTCCCGAAACTTTTCTCAACTTGCCTCTCGAACCTCTATCTAAAAATCAAAATGACACCATACAAATCGCGCAAATAGGTACTTATATTCCCCGAAAAGGAATTGAATATGGTTCGCCAGCAATTAACAGCATTCTGCTAAAATATCCCCACGTCAAGATGACTTTTCTCGGTACGGAGTGTCGGGAATGCCCTGGAGTCGAGCCTGTTTATGCCGACTTCGATCCTGCGGTGCGCGATCGCATTACGGTAATACCTCGTTACAGTCATGAAGCTCTACCCTCTCTACTGCGAGGACATCAAATCAAACTGTTTCCCACCCTTTCTGAGGGTTTTTCTCTGTCTTTAATTGAAGCGATGGCGTGTGGTTTGGCACCCATAACTACGGCTCATCCAGCAGCCTTAGAAACAGTCAGAGATGGTTACGATGCCATTGTCGTACCTTTGCGCGATCGCGCCAGCTTAGAGCGAGCCATAGAGCGAGCGATCGGCGATCGCAACTTTTTAGAAAGCTTGCGGCAGAACGCCCATGCAACCGCCCAACAATATAGCTGGAATCATATTGCCAGACAAAGTTTGTCTGTATATCAACAGCAGCTACAAGCAAAGCAAAATCAGGAGGTCAATCGTTGA
- a CDS encoding sulfotransferase family protein produces the protein MFKLAVDKIENWIYVTGVIRSGTTFVGKILSLPLQVDYIHEPFNPLCGIPGMTKWYRYVEPSLSTAEMRQFHTLTKSIFSYDLQLRTWYPPSNPIHTRVIKQVFGSRGPFYLRLAKPNIFHRAAVIKDPTGNLATEYLYRHFAVKPVIVIKHPISFIASLKRVNWHPKLEEINDQPQLIEDYFADERDFIKGKYDNWVLEAAAYWRASYKVLLAQASQYPGWLVFTHEELSQSSVAVFKNLYDKLDLPWSQGIENKILQLTTGNSSAKARKGKVQDFKRNSADIFKTSIESISLTERRQIFEIVEDIALQVYDRSSFLLD, from the coding sequence ATGTTTAAGTTAGCAGTCGATAAAATTGAAAACTGGATTTATGTAACGGGTGTAATTAGAAGCGGCACTACATTTGTCGGCAAAATTCTCAGTCTTCCCTTACAGGTAGATTACATACACGAACCTTTTAATCCTCTCTGCGGCATTCCTGGAATGACCAAATGGTATCGCTACGTCGAGCCTAGTTTGAGTACGGCAGAAATGCGGCAGTTTCATACTCTGACTAAATCTATTTTTAGCTACGATCTCCAGCTTAGAACCTGGTATCCACCGAGCAATCCCATACATACCAGAGTTATCAAGCAAGTCTTCGGTAGCAGAGGTCCTTTTTATTTGCGTCTGGCAAAGCCGAATATTTTCCATCGAGCAGCAGTAATCAAAGATCCTACTGGTAATTTAGCAACGGAGTATTTATATCGTCACTTTGCAGTCAAACCAGTAATCGTTATCAAACATCCCATATCTTTTATTGCCAGTCTCAAACGAGTAAACTGGCATCCCAAACTTGAAGAGATTAACGATCAACCACAGTTAATCGAGGACTATTTTGCCGACGAACGAGACTTTATTAAAGGTAAATATGACAATTGGGTGCTGGAAGCAGCAGCATACTGGCGTGCTAGTTATAAAGTGCTGTTGGCGCAGGCGAGCCAGTACCCAGGCTGGCTGGTTTTTACCCATGAAGAATTGAGTCAGTCATCGGTTGCAGTATTCAAAAATCTCTACGACAAACTAGATTTGCCCTGGTCGCAAGGGATCGAAAACAAAATTCTCCAACTGACTACTGGTAATAGTTCTGCTAAAGCTAGAAAAGGTAAAGTTCAAGACTTTAAAAGAAATAGTGCTGACATTTTTAAAACTAGTATCGAGTCCATATCTCTAACAGAGAGAAGACAAATCTTTGAAATCGTGGAAGATATTGCCTTGCAGGTTTACGATCGCTCTAGTTTCCTCCTTGATTGA
- a CDS encoding aspartate aminotransferase translates to MNLDRISRAKRLHQLPPYVFARLDELKANARERGLDLIDLGMGNPDGAAPQPVIDAAVSALQNPRNHGYPPFEGTASFRTAIANWYYRSYGVELNPEREALPLIGSKEGLTHLALAYVDPGDIVLVPTPAYPAHFRGPLIAGGEIYPLQLQAERDWLIDLDAIPEDIAQKAKILYFNYPNNPTTATAPPEFFEEIVAFAYHYDIMLVHDLCYAELAFDGYQPTSLLEIPGAKEIGVEFHTLSKTYNMAGWRVGFVVGNSDIIQGLRTLKTNLDYGIFSAIQKAAETALQLPDTYIKQVQQRYSQRRDFLVNGLRELGWEIEPSEATMYLWVKVPPGTSSTDFALDVFKNTAVVVTPGNAFGEAGEGYVRISLIAECDRLGEVLRRFKQAEIFYNK, encoded by the coding sequence ATGAATTTAGATCGGATAAGCCGTGCCAAACGTCTTCACCAACTACCACCTTACGTATTTGCTCGTTTAGATGAGTTAAAAGCTAATGCCCGCGAACGAGGGCTAGATTTAATCGATTTGGGTATGGGTAATCCCGACGGGGCTGCTCCACAACCCGTAATTGACGCAGCAGTCTCTGCCTTACAGAATCCTCGCAATCATGGCTATCCACCTTTTGAGGGTACGGCTAGTTTTCGGACGGCAATTGCTAATTGGTATTACCGCAGTTATGGAGTCGAACTCAATCCCGAACGCGAAGCTTTACCGTTAATTGGCTCGAAAGAAGGTTTGACTCATTTGGCTCTGGCTTATGTCGATCCTGGCGATATAGTTTTAGTACCCACTCCGGCATATCCCGCTCATTTTAGAGGTCCTTTAATTGCGGGTGGTGAGATTTATCCTTTGCAGCTACAGGCAGAACGAGATTGGCTGATTGACTTAGATGCTATTCCCGAAGATATTGCCCAAAAAGCCAAAATTCTCTATTTTAACTACCCTAATAATCCTACTACCGCAACCGCACCCCCAGAATTTTTTGAAGAAATCGTGGCTTTTGCCTATCATTACGACATAATGCTAGTTCACGATCTCTGCTATGCCGAACTGGCTTTTGACGGTTATCAACCGACTTCTTTATTAGAAATACCTGGAGCGAAAGAAATTGGGGTTGAGTTTCATACTCTTTCTAAGACTTATAATATGGCAGGCTGGCGAGTAGGTTTTGTAGTTGGTAATTCTGATATCATTCAGGGTTTGCGGACGCTAAAAACCAATCTCGACTACGGTATTTTTTCGGCAATTCAAAAAGCAGCAGAAACGGCTTTGCAGCTACCAGATACCTATATCAAACAAGTACAGCAACGTTACAGTCAACGCCGAGATTTTCTGGTTAATGGCTTGAGAGAGTTGGGTTGGGAAATCGAACCGTCTGAGGCTACTATGTATCTTTGGGTAAAAGTTCCCCCGGGGACGAGTTCTACTGATTTTGCTCTCGATGTCTTTAAAAATACTGCGGTGGTTGTTACTCCAGGTAATGCTTTTGGTGAAGCTGGTGAGGGTTATGTCAGAATTAGTTTGATTGCCGAATGCGATCGCCTGGGTGAAGTTTTGCGGCGCTTTAAGCAAGCAGAAATTTTTTACAATAAATAA
- a CDS encoding ion channel — translation MSVFTLLLGLVILVAVTFDVLITTLTVGGGGPLTSRISTKVWQLALKINNQNFRHRILASIGWMLLAKIVVIWNLLTLTGWSLVFCSFNNAIINTTDKMPASILERIYFTAYTLTTLGRGDYRPDGIIWNVFTALAAANGFFLVTLSIAYLFPVVSAATQKRAFAVYIASLGGTGDEILTRAWNGKDFGQLDQHLIAIAPMVAKLGEQHLTYPILHYFHSRERSRSTALSLVALDEALTLLRYGIADYCQFDPAALDTARRSVAAFNNTLKSAYVKPTVDEPPLPSLDLLRAAGIPTFSDAEFLRSIKYVNKRRRFLLALIRNDGWTWEAIASSKTTNRAKNLDDEKSYQ, via the coding sequence ATGTCAGTTTTTACGCTCCTTTTAGGACTAGTAATTCTAGTCGCCGTTACTTTTGATGTCTTGATTACTACCCTGACTGTAGGTGGGGGAGGACCTCTTACCAGTAGAATCTCAACTAAAGTATGGCAATTGGCTCTGAAAATTAACAACCAAAATTTTCGTCATCGCATCTTGGCAAGTATTGGTTGGATGCTCTTAGCTAAGATTGTCGTCATTTGGAACCTTTTAACCTTAACGGGATGGTCTTTGGTATTTTGCTCTTTTAATAATGCCATTATTAATACCACTGACAAAATGCCAGCCAGTATTTTAGAGCGGATTTATTTTACGGCTTATACCCTTACTACTTTAGGCAGGGGAGATTATCGACCCGATGGCATAATTTGGAATGTATTTACCGCATTAGCGGCAGCAAATGGTTTTTTTCTCGTCACCCTCTCTATTGCCTATTTGTTTCCCGTTGTATCGGCAGCCACTCAAAAACGCGCCTTTGCGGTTTACATTGCTTCTCTCGGCGGTACGGGAGACGAAATTTTAACTAGAGCTTGGAACGGTAAAGATTTTGGTCAGTTAGACCAGCATCTGATTGCTATAGCTCCAATGGTGGCAAAACTAGGAGAGCAGCATTTAACTTATCCAATTTTGCACTATTTCCACAGTCGCGAGCGATCGCGCTCTACTGCCTTGAGTCTGGTAGCATTAGATGAAGCTTTAACCCTATTACGTTATGGTATAGCCGATTATTGTCAATTCGATCCTGCCGCTCTCGATACGGCTCGTCGTTCTGTTGCTGCCTTTAACAATACTCTTAAGTCTGCCTATGTCAAACCTACAGTAGACGAACCGCCCTTGCCATCTTTGGATTTACTAAGAGCGGCAGGCATTCCAACCTTTAGTGATGCTGAGTTTTTAAGATCTATTAAGTATGTAAATAAAAGACGGCGGTTTTTACTCGCTCTAATACGCAACGATGGCTGGACTTGGGAAGCGATAGCCTCTAGCAAGACTACTAACAGGGCAAAAAATTTGGATGATGAAAAATCTTACCAATAA
- a CDS encoding DUF421 domain-containing protein, with translation MFESSDNWVNLALGLDAQKLNIWQMGLRAIIIYIAALVMVRIGGDRRFIGKFAAIDVVLGIILGSTLSRAINGSSAFFSSIGAGFVLVAMHWLFASLAYYFPSLDKYIKGRSRVIIRDGQICQKAIRQSHITQQDLQSILRLKAKSDRIEQVEIARLESDGQVSLNTKSGEPKIVEFDVEPGVQKVRIEIDG, from the coding sequence ATGTTTGAGTCATCGGATAATTGGGTTAATCTGGCTTTGGGTTTAGATGCCCAGAAGTTAAATATTTGGCAGATGGGACTAAGAGCAATAATAATTTATATTGCTGCTTTGGTTATGGTTAGAATTGGCGGCGATCGCCGTTTTATTGGTAAATTTGCCGCCATTGATGTGGTTTTGGGAATTATCTTAGGCTCTACCCTCAGTCGCGCTATCAATGGCTCCTCGGCTTTTTTTTCTTCAATTGGAGCGGGTTTTGTCTTGGTAGCAATGCACTGGCTATTCGCTTCCCTGGCTTATTATTTTCCTAGTTTGGATAAGTATATCAAAGGGCGATCGCGAGTCATAATTAGAGACGGTCAAATATGCCAAAAAGCAATTAGGCAAAGTCATATTACCCAACAAGATTTACAATCGATTTTGCGTCTTAAAGCTAAAAGCGATCGCATCGAACAAGTTGAAATTGCTCGCTTAGAAAGTGACGGTCAGGTTAGTCTCAATACCAAATCTGGTGAGCCTAAAATAGTTGAATTTGACGTAGAGCCTGGAGTACAAAAAGTTCGTATCGAGATCGATGGTTAG
- a CDS encoding Fe(3+) ABC transporter substrate-binding protein, which yields MNKFSRRFFLGAGTATLAVACGQVKRVSEEPNENANVQQTTKELNIYSSRHYNTDDKLYGDFAQQNGVRINLIEGNADELIERINSEGANSPADILITVDAGRLWRAEQANIFAPIESEILTSKIPENLRHPDNLWFGFSKRARVIMYNPEQVDPTNLSTYEALADPQWQGRIGVRSSSNIYNQSLVAGLIEVLGAEATEEWCRGFVANFARPPQGNDTSQIEATAAGEIDLTLANTYYLPRYADNPEIFDRVKVFFPNQNGRGTHVNISGGGVTQNAPNRETAIAFLEYLASPSAQEFFALGNNEYPVVAGTPISDVVASFGEFKEDTVNVSAYGENNAEAVRIMDRAGWK from the coding sequence ATGAATAAGTTTTCGCGACGTTTCTTTCTGGGTGCGGGTACGGCAACTCTAGCGGTTGCCTGTGGTCAAGTCAAACGAGTCTCAGAAGAACCTAATGAAAATGCCAATGTCCAACAAACCACTAAAGAACTAAATATTTATTCCTCTCGTCATTACAATACAGACGATAAATTATATGGCGATTTTGCCCAGCAAAATGGAGTGAGAATCAACCTCATCGAAGGCAATGCCGACGAACTAATCGAACGCATTAACAGTGAAGGGGCAAACAGTCCAGCCGATATTTTGATTACTGTCGATGCAGGGCGGTTGTGGCGAGCAGAACAAGCTAACATTTTTGCACCGATAGAGTCTGAAATTTTAACTAGCAAAATTCCCGAAAACTTACGTCATCCCGATAATCTCTGGTTTGGCTTTAGCAAAAGGGCGCGGGTAATAATGTACAACCCAGAGCAAGTCGATCCTACCAATCTATCAACTTATGAAGCACTAGCCGATCCTCAGTGGCAGGGTAGAATTGGCGTTCGCTCCTCTAGCAACATCTATAACCAATCTTTAGTAGCAGGATTGATTGAAGTTTTAGGTGCAGAAGCTACAGAAGAATGGTGTCGGGGATTTGTCGCTAATTTTGCCCGTCCGCCTCAAGGTAACGATACATCGCAGATTGAAGCAACAGCAGCAGGAGAGATCGATCTTACCCTCGCCAATACCTATTATTTACCCCGCTATGCCGACAACCCAGAAATTTTCGATCGCGTCAAGGTATTCTTTCCCAATCAAAACGGCAGGGGAACTCACGTCAATATTAGCGGTGGCGGCGTAACCCAAAATGCACCCAACCGCGAAACAGCGATCGCTTTTTTAGAATATCTTGCCAGTCCTTCCGCTCAAGAGTTCTTTGCGCTCGGTAATAACGAGTACCCTGTAGTAGCAGGAACGCCGATTTCCGATGTTGTAGCTAGCTTTGGCGAATTTAAAGAAGATACGGTCAACGTATCGGCATACGGGGAAAATAACGCCGAGGCTGTTAGAATCATGGATCGCGCTGGGTGGAAATAA